AGTGGAAAAACACACCTGCCTGTCTTCCTGGAGGGGAAGCGCAGTTCAGCTTTGACACTATTGCAGAGTTAGCACAAACCCCATGTGTTAAGGGGCTCATTCCCATGAGGCTGCCCCTATTTCAGATGCCACAAGTTCTTGGTGGCCCCAGGCCACCTGTACTTTTGCCCAGCTAGCTACAAATTCAGGGCTTTCCCCTCCCACTCAGGATCAGTAATTCTCCACAGCTCAGAAAAGTTCTGTACCTACACTTGcagttttattataaaggctGCAACTCAGGAGTAGCTAAATGGCAGAGACTCAGAAGGCGAGGTCTGGGTTAGACGTTCAGGGGCGGACCGGAGCTTCTGTTGGAGTTGGGGTGCCACCTTTCTGGTTCACGGATGTGTTTGCCGAAAGGAAGCTCACCACGCTCGTAGTCCAGAGTTTTTATTGTATGGTTGAGTCACTGGCTACGTGACTGAACTCATCTCTCCTTGGTCCTTGGAAAAGGACCTCTCATCATGTGGTTGGTTCCCTGGCCACCAGCCCCCATCCCAGAGCTTTGCAGGCTCTTCCCAGTAAGTCAACTCCACAGGGGCTCATTGTGTGTAACGGAAGATAGTCCTGTTACTCAGGAAATTCTTGGGGTCTTAATTAAGAGCTCTGTGCCAatagccagaaagaaagaaaaatactgtatgatatcactcatatgtggaatcttaaaaaaaatgaacttaaatataaaacagaaacagactcatagacttgtggttgccggggggacgggggtggggagggacagactgggagtttgaaatttgtagatactgacaggtgtatatagaatagataaacgagattatactgtatagcacagggaaatatatacaagatcttgtagctcacggtgaaaaaaaatgtgacagtgaatatatgtatattcatgtatgactgaaattatgctctacactggaaattgacacaacattgtaaactgactgtaactcagtaaaataaaataaaacattttatttctacttttttttttgcaggggaggtaattaggtttagttatttattttgacggaggtactggggattgaacccaggacctcgtgcatgctaagcacgcactctaccactgggctctaccctcctcctcaaagaccacattttttttttttattatgctacagattatattttaaaaatctgtttttttctaaCCAATTAAAGTTCACTAATTTTAGAACAGCGTGACTTTTTTGTAAGTTTCAGTCAACTCCAGTTTTCTTGCCATTTATTAACTGAAAACTCACGTGCTGCCCTGCCTCGGTGTCCCCTGCAGATAAAGTgcaggaagcagggaagggaggaagtggATTTCTCAGTCACAGCAGGGGAGACTCGCTGCTAGAGGCATCTCTAAATACTGTCCTTCCTTttgccttccttctccttcaaAGGAACCAGTGCATCAACCAGATGCAAGAGGCGAAGGAGCAGTGTGATGAGCGGATAGAGGAGGTCACCAAAAAGGGGAATGCGGCCGGGGCTTCCAGAGCCCCGAGCGAGCAGAAGGACCAAAGCCAGCAGGTAAGCCTGGGCTTTTTCTGCCAAGGATCTCTGAGAGGTCGTCCTTCCCTCTTTTCAGACATTTTGTTCCCTTATCTGCTGTCTGATTTGCTCTAATCTCTGCTTTCCCGTATGGGTTTGGTTCCCCGAGACATGACAGCCTGGTCCCAGGACGCGGGGACTCTGACCGAGGGTGCTGGCCTCCGACCCAGTCCCAGTGCTCGGGGCTTTAAGGGGATTACCTCATTTAAAGCTCACAGCCACCCTGGGAGAGAGTTGCTGCTGTTTTCCAGTTTTGAGGCTCCAAGGCCCATGGAGATGGTTAAATACTGTGGCCAAGGTTGGAGCCCTTGGTCAGCGATGGAGCTGACCAGAGCCCATGCTGTCAGGCTGCCCCCGGTGTCGGCACAGCCCACAGAAGTGCTGCTCGAAGCCTTCTGGGGCatccttgtttgttttaaatacagcagtgttattcacatacaattcacataccatacagttcaccTGGGCAGTGtttacagttcagtggtttttagtgtattcacaaagTTATGCagccatcatcacaatcaattttagaacgtCTTCATTACCCCAAAAGAAATCCCATACCTGTAATCACTCCCCTTTTACCCCCAGTCCCTGGAGCTTCAGACAAcctctgatctgctttctgtctccatagatttgcctTATCTGGACATTTCACATCAGTGGAATCAAACTggctttcacttagcacagtgctttcaGGAGTCATTCCTGTCATAGCTTGTATGAGTCCTTcgttccttttcatggctgactaatattccatcgtatatgcatataccacattttgtttattcatttgtcagttggtgggcatttgggttatttccactttttggctactgtgaataatgctgctgtgaacttccACGCACACATTTTTGTGCGAACATAAGagcttccatttctctttataAGCTTGGAGTAGACTTGCTGGGTCACGTGGTAACTGTGCTTAATGTGTTGAGGAAGTGCCAGACTGTTTCGGAAAGTGCTCGTATccttttacattcccatcagcagattatgtgagggttccagtttctctacatccttgccagtcCATGTTACACATGGAAGACTGTCTTCTTCATTACAACCTTCCTAGTGGGTGTggagtggtacctcattgtggttttggcttgcatttccctgataactgaCGCCGTTgagatcttttcatgtgctttattgGCCGTTTGTACATaccctctttggagaaatgtctatttatatCTTATGTCCATTTTGaaacagttatttttattactgaattgtcagagttctttatatattcacatatgaagatattgaatatatgatttgcaaatacttcccattctgtgagttgttTTTCCACTTTTGGATGATAttctttgaagcacagaagtttttaattttgattgtcTAGTGTATCTATTTTTCCCTTGTTGCTCGTTCtgttggtgtcatatctaaaagcACTTTGCCTGACCCAGCATCGTGACGGTTTACTCCTGTATTTTTCTCTGAGAGTTTTAAGTTCTTAGCCTTCAGTTCTTCCATTTAGTCCCATGGTTCATTCTGAGTTTagtttttgtatgtggtgtgagctAAGGGTCCAAGTTTGTTATTTTGCATGTGGGTATCCAGTTGTCTCAACACCCAGgtttgaggaaaaagaaacaacccTATTTTCTCTTCCACTGAGTCGCTTTGGCATCCTCATGAAAAAATCagtttgtttatttctggactctcagttctgttctgtTGACCTTTGTCCTTAATATCAATACCACACAGTCTCGATTACTATATCTTTGTAGTGAGCTTTGATAGCAGAAGTGTGACtgctccagctttattctttttcaagattattttggctcttCTGCTCTGGTTGactttctgtatgaattttaggatctgCTTGTCAGTGTCTTCAACAAAGCCAGGTGGGATTTTGACAGATTACACTGAATCTGAaagatcagtttggggagtacTGCTACCTTAGCAAATCCAGTCTCCTGGTGTGTGAATGTGGGACGTCCATCTGCTTATTTAAGTCCTTAAGAAATCtttttcagtaatgttttgtagTCTTCAGAAGTCTTATTTTGCTCAacttatttctaagtatttttgatgctgttagaaatggaattgttttcttaatttcattttcgaATTGTTTCTTGTTAGTGTGTAGCAGTacaattcatttttcattttgatcttGTATCTTATAACTTTGCTGAACTTGTTTTATTAGttcaaacagtattttttttgtGATTCCTTAGGATTTGCTTTATACAAGATTATGTCTCCTAAAAACAGAGAtagttttacatcttcctttccaacctggatgccttttatttcttttttatccctTAATAGCCCTGGCTGGAACCTCcagtataatgttgaatagaagcagtgagagtggacatccttgtcttgttcttgatcttggGCGGAAAGTGCCAAGTCTTTCACTGTGAAGTCTGATGTCAGGAGTGCaggcatttgctcacttcatgtctctgtgtcacatgttggtaattcttgcaatatttaaaACGTTTTcattattgtaatattttatagtaaTCCAGGATCAGATCTTTGATGTAACTGTTTTGGAACCTTTTAAAGCAATAGTCTTTTCTAAATAAGATAGTAAAATTTTTTAGACATAACGCTATCATACACTTCATAGACCatagtgtagtgtaaacataattttataggcactgggaaatcaaaaagttggtgtgacttgctttattgcgatACTTGCTTTTATTACGGTGGTCTGGAACCAGACCAGCAGTATCTTTGAAGTCTGCCTATATATTTTTCATTGATGTACATTATCCAAATGAGGAAGttctcccccctccaccccattcttatttgttgagtgtttttatcaagAAGATCTGCTGGATTTTGCCagtgttttttctgcatctgttgagatgatcacgtGTTTTGTCCTTTATGCTGTCGACACAGTGTTACTGTGATCTTTAGATGTTAAGCTAACCTTGCATTGCTGGGATAACTCCCCCTTGGCcgtggtgtataatccttttgtATGTTCCTtgatttgatttgctagtattttgttgatgatttggGGGTCTGTATTCATATTATGTTACAGTTTTAtcttcttgtagtgtctttggctttggtatcaggataattaCTGGGCTCAGAAtgagctgagtagtattccttctGCTTTTTGAAGGAGTTTGTGAAGATTTGGTGTtagatgtttggtagaattcactggtgaatttGAAACTGGGCTCTTTTGggggggaaatttttaaatgactacttCAGTCTTTTGCTCAGATTTTCTGCTTCTTGAATCAGTCTGATGGAGTGTGTCTTTCTAAGAACTTGTCTGTTTCATCTGAGTTGTCAGACTTGTTGGTGAGCAGTTGTTCTGAGTATTTCCTTATAATacaacttttttggggggaagggtgtaactcaagtggtagagtgcatgccccACACCCAACCAGTCCGGGGTTCAGTTCCTGTACCTTGTCCAAgtggaaatcagtgaagaaacctaatcacctccccctcgTAAAACAAACAaggcaaaaaaacccccaacTTTTTTTGTGTAAGGTTGATAGTGTTATTCCCTCCCcaagcattttttattttagtactttgtgtctttttttattgtCAATTAATGTAGCTAAATAAAGctttgtcaattttgttcatcGTTTAGAAAACTAAGTTTTggtttcaatgattttttttccttttttaaaattaaaatttttttatttttttggggggtgctaATTAAGTTTTACTTATCtatctatttaatggaggtactgagctatcccctccccccactgatttttttaattgtttttcttttccgtGTCATGAATTCCTGCTCTGATCTGTGTTCTGTCCTTCCTTGCCTTaggtttagtttgctctttttcCAGTGCCTCAAGGTGGAAGACTGGGTCATTGGTTTGGGCTCTGTGTGGATTTCCCTCTCGGCGTTGCTTTGGCTGCCTTCCATGAGTCTGGTGTGTCGTGTGTTCATCTTAACATTCCTCCGGGTTTCTCCTTGTCCTTGTGATTCCTTCAGCCCATCGGTTATTTAAGGAGCATGTTGTCTAACTTCCCCATATTTGTGAGTTTCTCAACTTAGATGCTgtttgatttataattttgttcCATTGTGACTGGGGAACATACGTGGCGTGGTTCCAGTCATTTAACGTTTGTTGAGGTTGGTTTTGTGGCCTGGCACCTGGCTGTCCTGGAGACTTGTCATGTGCACTTGACAAGAGTGTGTATTTTGCTCTTGTTGGGTGGGGTGTTCTGTAGATGGCTGTTGGGTTGGTTTGCAGTGTTGTTCAAGTCGTCTTTTTCCTTGTTAATCTATTATTGAAAGTTTTTTCTGGGCGATCTTGACTCCCCCCACCAGATCTGATTGGTGCCAGGTGGCGGGACACGATGGGGGTAGGTAACAGCGATTCTCAGGGTTTCGGTGTTACTACTTGTCAGAAGGATGTAGTGCTCCCCGGCGCTGCTCAGGGTTGTTGAAGGCTTGTGGTCACCAGCCCCGGCCTGGCGTCCTGTGCTCTTATTTCAGCCCCGAGCGGCCAGTGAGCCGCAGCCCCGGCCGCAGGAAGCCGTCCCGCCCCGGGCAGGAGATTCGCCCAGCAAGGGTGAGCCCCAGACCCCGGCCCCCGGTTCTGAGGCGGCTTTGGATTTGAAGAGACACGGTGAGAAAGGTAAGCGACGCGTGGCCGTGACACGCGGAGGCCCTGGGTGCCGGCAGCGGGGGCGGCGGGCGAGGCTCTCCAGGCGCCCGGACTCGGGGCCCCGGGGCCCTGCCTCTGTCCTACTGGCTTCTCGCGCTGGTAAACGGGGTGCCTTTCTTTGGCAGCTCCGCACAGGCAGGCTGGGGCCGGGCCTTTATTCGGGGCGTTGGGGGGACAGTGGGACCGAGGGGAGGTGGCCGAGCCCCGGGCAGTGTCGTGGGCTCCGAGCTCTTGTCTCACAGACGCGATGGTCAGATGCCCTCAGCAGGGCCGCCGCCTCCATTGTGGCCCCGCACTGTGATCCAGAACCTTAGGTCAGATTTTGTTTTGAAACCACTTTCCTCTTGCTCGTGGTTCTGAAGCCGAGCCGCAGGCAGAGCGGCCTGGGGTCTGCTGAGGCCGCGGGGTAGGTGGCCcggccgcccccccccccgccccccccccatccGCAGCCCGTGGGACGGCTCTGGGCTTGAGTGGGTGGGACCAGGGTTTctggtttaattttaatttaactcaTTGCCGGGAGGTCACAGCTCACTGTGTTCCCTGCACAGAGGGAGCCCCGGAGATGCAGGTCGTCAGCAAGGAGGAGCTTCAGAGGGACGGCCCGGGGCTGCCGCAGGAGCCGGGCCGAGAGCCGGCTGCGGACCAGGACGGCCGCGTGGCCGGAAGAGGCGGCGCGGAGCCTGGGGAGGCAGCGCCCGGCCAGACCCCGCGGGTGCCGGCCGCGCTGTTGGCGAGCCAGGAGGATCCGGAGGAGGAGGGCCCCGAGCGGGAGCAGCTCGTCCTCCGCGAcgggcaggaggaggagcaggagcccgGCGCGGAAGGTGGGTGGCGGGCCCCGGGGCGGCCCGCGGGCCCGGCCTTCTCACCCTCCTTCCCGACGCTGGACGGGCCACAGGGAGCGGCCCGAACAGCGTCTCACCGCGTGGCGCCTCATTTGGTGGCTGGGTTTGGTGTCCGTTACTAAGTAGGAGGCAGGACGGAAGAGCCACGCACTGCCCAGCTCTTAGACTTTCACGAGTAACGCGCACACGGAGCCAGGGGACTTTCTGGGTGGAAGACCTTGTGGCGGGAGCTTAGCTTCCGGGACACGCAGGCCCCCTGGAGGGGGACCGCGCGCCCggcctcctctctccaccccttgTGCAGTCACCGCGGCGCCTGGTGAACAGATGCGGGAGGAAGGGGCGGGTCCGTGGAGTTTCAGGAGTGTTCGGGTGTTGCGGGAAAGTGGCGTAGGAACCCCACTTTTCTGGCCTGgttgacttttctcttttttaagggAAGTGTGGGAAACATCAACAGAATATGCTGGGATGTATTTTGGTCCCTTAGAGATGGGGGAAATTTCAGTCCTGGCTGCACCTGGAGCACTCAGGCAGAAGATACGTGTGTTGTGGGTCTGATCAAGGAACCGAGGTTGGGGAATGTGCTTATTTGCGGAAGTTACCCTGATTCCACTTAAATCGAATTTTCACCTGAGCTTCTGAAGAATGTGTTCTCACAAATTCTCAAAGatctggggaagaaaaagaaaacaggaaacttGGGGTTGGCTGATCCAGCGGTACTCAGGTTTCAGACTGCTCAGCCGCTGGTCGTGAAGTATAAGCGCTACCCCGAGTCCTAAGAtcctgcagggcctgggggccCACCGAGCTCCGGGCAGGTTGCGTGACCTGATCTTCAGAATCCAGCTACCCGCACTCAGGCCAGGGCTTCAGTTCCCCTCCAGGGGAACTTGAGCTGACTTTTCCAGAGATGCTTTTCTTCACAAAAGACTTTGTTTACCTGCccatatatagatataaaatgtttacattaaaccctatgaatacattttttcctttaaaaaaatttttttttgggggggagatgattgtttttgtttcttttgtttctttatattttttaacggacctactgaggattgaacccaggaccttgtgcacggtGAGCACAtcctttaccactgagctataccctccccaccatgaaTGTTTCTTGAATGCACTGGTCTTCTTTTCTGGTTGCTGTTCTTTCCAGGAATGAATGCACTGATGAATGATCTAATTCCTGTGTGTGATGGAAACCTTTATCCTCTGGCTCACAATAGCcactccatttccttctctcagAGCAATAAGCCATTCTAAGGAGATACTGTCATTAACCAGAAACCTGTTTCCAAAAACAGTGGTGCCTTCCTTTAACCTTGAGTTGATTGTCTCTTTAAAAACCTAGGATTCTAATCTGGTTAGCTAGTGTACCCCATTTCCAGTCTGGAATGCAGCCCTTTATTTAGGGCCCTGTTTTATGTAGATTCAGGGTTGGAGTGGGGAGCACACAGAGGGAGGACTCCCGCAGGGTATCTGCACTGGAAGCAAGTGCGTGAGTCCCTGTCATTTCCTGAGAGGAAGCAAACAGATCTGCTTGTTAAACCAGGATTGGGGTAACCCCGCACCTGGGCTCACATGTTCCCACAGCATTGACAGAGAAGTGATGGAGCTTCAGTTTCAAGGCTCTGTGCTCATTTTACAGGGAGAAAGCAAAAGCTGGGAGCAGATGACgagtacaacatggatgaaaatgAGGCGGAATCTGAGACAGACAAGCAGGCGGCCCTCGTGGGgaatgataaaaacagaaatggtaattacaggaggtggggtggggctggggccaccttttatttctgctttctggtCCTTTTCTTTTGGAGTGCCCATGCACTGAATCCCTACAATGATACTGTGAATCATCCATCATTTGAAGACTCTGCTCTTGAGAAGCCTTGGAGAGGGGCAGTGGTGgtgaagggtggagggagggccaTGGTGAGACCTTTCAGAAAGTCCGCGTGTGTAATGTGGGCTCAGGCCCTCAGGAATCGGTGAGGATTTGTCAGTGACGATTAGGGATTTCCCAACAAAATGGTAGGTCACCACTTCATCACTCCACAGCACCACTTAAAAAGCCTTGATATGTGCACAGAGCTTCCAGGCAATTTTTTATAGTAGCgctttgtattattatttagaatttttgaagAGTCCAGGCCAGTGGGATGATCAGATTCTGGAGTCGTCTGTCCCCTTGTGACTGGATTCAGGTTGAGCACGGTTACAGCTGCGGTCTGTTCCTCTAGCTTCACACCAGGAGGCACTCGGTGGCAGGCTGATCGAGGTGGTCTCTCCATGGCGAAGGCCCAGATTCCCTTTGTAGCTAATTCGTCATCTAGAGGGGGATGCTTTGAAATGGTGTGGCTTTGCCATCCATTGAAAACGGTTGTTTAAATGGTCACTCTTCGTATTTATCAGCGGCCATTCTTTAAGGAGCACCCCCAGCCCCGTGGACCTGCGTGTGTTCGTGTGctcgcgtgcacacacacgcacatgcccTCTTGCTTGTTGTTTTAGTATCACCATGGACTCaaggtttccttttttaaaattcattttttctatCAGATTCTTGGTACTTTCTCCGTTTTTAAGAGCTCTTTAGATGCTAGGGAGATTGGCTTTGATGTAAGTGACAAGTACTTTCTAGCAGTCTGTCttggttttgcttgttttttgccttgtgaaagttttaaaagtttgtatGTCTTTTATTGCCTCTGGATATGGAGTCACAGTTTTCCCATCTACAGTTGAAAGGAATTCACCTATGTTTTTTGTTCAGTATgctttcatgttttccttttggtCCTGTTATGAAGTAAAACATCCAGAAAACCACATAACACAAAGGAATTATTAGAAGGCGGACACCTTGTAACTGCCCGCTGCCCCCTTCCCTGGTCAAAAGCTAGAACTTGGCCGGCCCTACAGGGGCCCCTTTTCTGTCGCCCGTCCCATCCCAGCACCTTCCCTCCCTGCAGCAGAAACATCTACCCTGACCTTTCTAGTTGGcattttcttgcatttctttatgGGTTTATCATCCAAGTGGGCATCCCCGACACCAGAGTTTAGTCTTACCAGATGCCCGTTTTACTAAATCTGATATGTCTTTAAGTCTCTCAATAAgcaggctccccctccatcctttcttttctttttttttcagtctgttaaaGAGCCAGGGCCGTTAGACCTGGGATCCCCCGCAGTCTGGACGGTGCTGGCTGTGTCGTCCCGGCGCGCTGTACCTGTGTCCTCCTTTCCCCCGTTCCCTGCAGGTCAGGTCGGAGCCCATACCCAGAGGTTCTGACTCAGCCCTCCTGTTGCACTtgctcattttatagacaagtcAGTGGTGCTCATACGGCACAGACAGGGTGAATGctgctttctctttatttcccAGTTTTCACAGTAAGGAATTATTTCCTCTCATCTTCTGAAGGcgaccatttaaaaatacaaactgaaGGATTTAAACCTTTTTGGTGG
The nucleotide sequence above comes from Camelus dromedarius isolate mCamDro1 chromosome 10, mCamDro1.pat, whole genome shotgun sequence. Encoded proteins:
- the GOLM1 gene encoding Golgi membrane protein 1, translated to MMGLGNGRRSMKSPPLLLAALVACVIVLGFNYWIASSRSMDLQTRILELEGRVRRAAAERGAVEMKKNEFQGELEKQREQLDKIQSSHNFQMESVNKLYQDEKAVLVNNITTGERLIRTLQDQLKALQKNYGKLQQEVLQFQKNQSNLERKFSYDLNQCINQMQEAKEQCDERIEEVTKKGNAAGASRAPSEQKDQSQQPRAASEPQPRPQEAVPPRAGDSPSKGEPQTPAPGSEAALDLKRHGEKEGAPEMQVVSKEELQRDGPGLPQEPGREPAADQDGRVAGRGGAEPGEAAPGQTPRVPAALLASQEDPEEEGPEREQLVLRDGQEEEQEPGAEGRKQKLGADDEYNMDENEAESETDKQAALVGNDKNRNVLNAENQKGDSINLLDQPEKRNQTL